From the Xyrauchen texanus isolate HMW12.3.18 chromosome 37, RBS_HiC_50CHRs, whole genome shotgun sequence genome, one window contains:
- the prlhr2a gene encoding prolactin releasing hormone receptor 2a yields the protein MDGSDNDWIGTPMPSCCLDNVTVENSSVGQIYEVVLQSTNTTKRNPQFVGVELLQSFKPLIIPCYALVVLVGVFGNYLLLYVICHTKKMHNVTNFFIGNLAFSDMLMCATCVPFTLAYAFNPRGWVFGRFMCYLVFLIQPVTVYVSVFTLTAIGVDRYYATVHPLKKRISVLACTYLLSGIWILSCGLVAPAVAHTYHVEFKDEGFTICEEFWMGQERERLAYAYSTLFITYVLPLSALCISYLCISVKLRNCVVPGHRTQSQAEAQRARKRKTFRLVTLVVAAFGICWLPISVFNVLRDIDIDLIDKRYFLLIQLLCHLCGMSSSCCNPFLYAWLHDRFRAELRKMFTCHRRIGIGIPANNCATASVVL from the exons ATGGATGGTAGTGATAATGACTGGATTGGCACTCCCATGCCCTCATGTTGCCTGGACAACGTTACTGTGGAGAATTCCAGTGTGGGTCAAATTTATGAAGTAGTGCTTCAGTCAACAAACACGACTAAGCGTAACCCACAGTTTGTTGGCGTGGAGCTTCTTCAGTCTTTTAAACCTCTCATCATCCCCTGTTACGCTCTTGTGGTGCTAGTTGGGGTTTTTGGTAACTACCTGCTACTTTACGTCATCTGCCATACCAAAAAGATGCACAATGTGACCAACTTTTTCATCGGTAACCTGGCGTTTTCCGACATGCTGATGTGTGCCACCTGTGTGCCCTTTACCCTGGCATATGCTTTTAATCCTCGTGGATGGGTGTTTGGGAGATTCATGTGCTACCTGGTATTCCTCATTCAACCCGTGACGGTGTATGTGTCAGTATTCACACTGACAGCGATTGGGGTGGACAG ATACTACGCTACAGTCCATCCTCTGAAGAAGCGCATCTCAGTTCTGGCCTGCACGTATCTTCTCTCTGGCATTTGGATTCTCTCGTGTGGTCTGGTTGCTCCTGCCGTGGCCCACACCTACCATGTAGAGTTCAAAGATGAAGGCTTCACCATCTGCGAGGAGTTCTGGATGGGTCAAGAAAGAGAACGACTAGCCTACGCCTATAGCACCCTCTTCATCACATATGTTCTTCCTCTCTCTGCTCTCTGCATCTCCTATTTGTGCATTTCTGTCAAGCTTCGCAACTGTGTGGTGCCAGGTCATCGTACCCAGAGTCAAGCTGAAGCCCAACGGGCTCGGAAACGGAAGACCTTTCGCCTGGTGACGTTGGTCGTTGCCGCATTTGGGATCTGCTGGCTGCCTATAAGCGTATTTAATGTTCTTCGGGATATTGATATTGACCTGATTGACAAGCGCTATTTCTTGTTGATCCAGTTGTTATGCCACTTGTGTGGAATGAGTTCGTCTTGTTGTAACCCTTTCTTGTATGCGTGGTTGCACGATCGCTTCAGGGCCGAGTTGAGAAAGATGTTTACTTGCCATCGACGAATTGGCATTGGGATACCGGCTAACAACTGTGCCACAGCTAGTGTGGTTCTCTGA